DNA sequence from the Streptomyces canus genome:
TCTTGGACTCCGGCGCCTCATCCTGGGCATCAGGCGTATCAATGGAGCCCACGGCGTCCGCCATTCGTCCTCACCTGTTCCCGGGTCGTGGCCGTGCCGCGCCCGGTTGGAGCCGCACGGCGGTGCATTGCTGAACGTACATGCGCACACATCCTGGCGAAGGTGTGTGTAGCAGGGCCGGAGGGACTTGAACCCCCAACCGCCGGTTTTGGAGACCGGTGCTCTACCAATTGAGCTACGACCCTTTGTGCGTCCCCCAACGTACCGCATCCGACCGGGTGCTCGGTGTGCACCGGCTGGGTGGGCTGCTGAAGGCCAACGAGGTGAGAGTGTACGTGGTCCGCGGGCCCTCGTCGAACAGAAAGCGCCCGTACGGGCCTTGGGGACGGAAGATCACCCAGCGTGCGAGGCGAATCCGGACGGTTGTTCAGCAGTTGTTCAGTCTGTGAAACCCGCGTGCCGGGGGAGTTTCCGGTCTGAAACGATGGGCCCATGAGCGCTGCAACCCCTCCCACCGAGCGCCGGGTCTCCGCCCGAGTCGGCGCGATCTCCGAGTCCGCCACTCTCGCCGTGGACGCCAAGGCCAAGGCCCTCAAGGCCGCCGGACGTCCGGTGATCGGCTTCGGCGCCGGCGAGCCCGACTTCCCGACCCCGGACTACATCGTCCAGGCCGCCATCGAGGCCTGCTCGAACCCCAAGTACCACCGCTACACCCCGGCCGGCGGCCTTCCCGAGCTGAAGGCCGCGATCGCCGCGAAGACGCTGCGTGACTCCGGCTACGAGGTCGACGCGTCCCAGATCCTGGTGACCAACGGCGGCAAGCAGGCGATCTACGAGGCCTTCGCCGCGATCCTCGACCCGGGCGACGAGGTCATCGTCCCGGCGCCGTACTGGACGACGTACCCGGAGTCGATCCGGCTGGCCGGCGGTGTCCCGGTGGAGGTCGTCGCCGACGAGACGACCGGCTACCGCGTCTCCGTCGAGCAGCTGGAGGCGGCCCGCACCGAGAAGACGAAGGTCGTGCTCTTCGTCTCCCCCTCCAACCCGACCGGTGCCGTCTACAGCGAGACCGACGCCGAGGCGATCGGCCGCTGGGCGGTCGAGCACGGCCTGTGGGTGCTGACCGACGAGATCTACGAGCACCTCGTCTACGGCGACGCGAAGTTCACCTCGCTGCCCGCGCTCCTGCCCGAGCTGCGCGACAAGTGC
Encoded proteins:
- a CDS encoding pyridoxal phosphate-dependent aminotransferase, giving the protein MSAATPPTERRVSARVGAISESATLAVDAKAKALKAAGRPVIGFGAGEPDFPTPDYIVQAAIEACSNPKYHRYTPAGGLPELKAAIAAKTLRDSGYEVDASQILVTNGGKQAIYEAFAAILDPGDEVIVPAPYWTTYPESIRLAGGVPVEVVADETTGYRVSVEQLEAARTEKTKVVLFVSPSNPTGAVYSETDAEAIGRWAVEHGLWVLTDEIYEHLVYGDAKFTSLPALLPELRDKCIVVNGVAKTYAMTGWRVGWIIGPKDVVKAATNLQSHATSNVSNVAQVAALAAVSGNLDAVAEMRTAFDRRRKTIVRMLNEIDGVLCPEPEGAFYAYPSVKALLGKEIRGKRPQDTVELAALILEESEVAVVPGEAFGTPGYLRLSYALGDEDLVEGVSRIQKLLAEAQD